The following DNA comes from Cellulophaga sp. HaHa_2_95.
TCAGCAGCGCAATGGCCGGCACATTTAGAAAAACTAACCGATTTTTGGGAAACCGCATTATTAGGGAATGTCTGTTTTAAAGGCAACCCTAGCGAAGCACATTTAAAAGTAGATGCCCATATGAAACATAGCATTGAACAGACGCATTTTGATACGTGGTTGCAATTATGGGCAGCAACCATAGATACCTTATATGTAGGTGCTGTAGCAGAACGCGCTAAAGAAGGATCAAGAAGAATGGCTATTGGTCAGTTTCAACATATTTCTAAAAACAGACCAACCTGCATGCGGTAATAGGGTGCTAAAATATGGTAAGCTATTATTTAAAAGGGTGTAAGAACTTAAATTCAAAAAGATAGGTCTAGTCGCTACAGGAGCATGCTAGACCTTATTTTATTTACGGGGTAAAAGAAGGGAGTTCTACGACGTAAGATTCAACAGACTTGCCATCTTCAGAACCGCTCCAGTCAGAACCAAAAAGGACTCTAGTTCCTGTAGGGCTGATTACCGCATGCGGTTCTCCCCAATAATCAAATTGGTCTTCATCGGCTCTGTGGTGTCCAATTCTGTACACCTCAATATTTCCAGGTTCAACACGTGCAATCACTAATTCTTGATCTAATAATGCTTGTCCGTCTTCATCAAAACCAATCATTGAAGCAGCAATCCACCCCGGATTTTTATGAGCAACTGCAGAAATATGAGTCCCTTTTTTTGGATAAGCATACCCTTGAGCTTCAGAAATTACAGGAAGACACTCCCCCGTGTTTAAATTGAAAGCAATAATATTCCCTTGACAGCCACCACTTGGTCCGCCATCAAAACTTACCGAATAATCAGTATCCGTTCCATCAGTCATTTGCCCTAAACAAGAATGCTCTGGCTTGCTTTTGTTAAGTCTAGCCACAAAATTACCATTGGCGTCATAAGAAGATACATTATGATAAAATAAGGTGCCACTAGGTGCTGGCATAACGGCCGCATAATTTACATCATCAAGATTGAAGGTGGTTAGGTTCTTAGTAGAGAAACGGTACGAATAGGTGGTGCTATTATCACATCTAAAACCTATTACATCAGAATCCCAAGACATCATTTGCACATCATTGCCCATACTAATACTGCCATCACAACCTGTGACGTCTTTTAAATTGACTAAAATCTCTTTCGTTGATGATGAAATGCGGTATTTAATAAAATCATCCGTACTAGCATCTAAATAATAGAGGACATCTGCATCATTGAAATCCCAGAATAGTTGCTCTAAATCATCCGGACGTAGGTCCTCAAGATTCCGAATAAATTCATAGGTCATGCCATCTAGTAATTGATGTACACCGTTTGTTTGGTCGTATAGAATCATTCTAGTTTCATCGGCATTCCAAGCTTGGATGGTACTGTACATAGGCTTGATAATCCCGCCGTCTCCAGCATTTGATATTCTGCGAATGGTTGTTCCGAAAGAAGGATCTATGATAGTCTTTAAATATTCGGGTTTGGCAATATCTTGCATAGGGTGTGGTTCAAGATCATTGGCAATCAATGTGGTAGCAACAGGGTTTTCTTCATTAGGCTCTTCTTCATCAATAGGGGTTATTGATTCTTCGGTTTCACTAGGAACAACAACCTTGGCATCATCACTAGTACAGCTATATAAAGCGAAAACTAGGTATAGAATGCCTACGTAAGATTTTAAATTTTTCATGAGATTCATGTAATGGGGTTTAAGGATGT
Coding sequences within:
- a CDS encoding group III truncated hemoglobin: MKDIENRAEITLLVHTFYAEVRKNDLLGPIFNEHISAAQWPAHLEKLTDFWETALLGNVCFKGNPSEAHLKVDAHMKHSIEQTHFDTWLQLWAATIDTLYVGAVAERAKEGSRRMAIGQFQHISKNRPTCMR